The Sulfurimonas sp. genome includes the window TATTTATGGGTAGAAGATTATAAAAATATCAAAGAACAAGGCTTTAATTTTTCGCCTAGATTTGAGTGTAGTTATGATGAGAAGACAGAAGAATTAATTATAGATGAAAAAAAAGATTATGTAAGTATATTTCCTGAAAACATTAATGTTACTGCTATTATTGGGGAGAATGGGAGTGGGAAGAGTAGAACTTTAGAGTGCCTTGAAAAAATAATATTATCGGATGGAGAGCTAGATGAATTTAAATATATCTTGGTTTATTTTGATGAAGTGCAATTGTACATATCAAATATTGATATAGAAACTTCAATTCAAAAAGAAACTGTCTTTAATGATATTTGTTCATTAGCATATAAATATGATATTTCAAATGAAGAGATAGATTATGCACAACATTATAGTACTGCAAATTTACATTATTTAACACTTCAAAAACAAGAAATAGTGAACATACTTTCTGCAAAACAAAATGATATGGACTCTTTTCATATTTCTTCATTTATGTATGAGCCTGTAAAAATAGAAATTTCTTTAAAACATTATTACAAACTTATTCAAGAGCATAGAAAGTTCCTTGATTTTAAAAAGAGTGATGAAATAGAAAGAATATTAAAAGATATAACAGATTCATATCATCAATATTTAACGATATGTTACATTAGGCAAGAAGGATTGGATGTAGCTTCTAGAGTACTGAAAAATAAAGAGTTGTTAATAGAAAATATAAAAACTCCATTATCGCTAAAGCATTACATTAGTTTTTTTATCCCTATTGCAATAATGAAAGAATTTGAATTATCTAAAATGTCTCAAGAGCAAAAAGATATTTATTTTCATGAAGATTATTGGCATTACTTTGAATTTGATTTTATTGATGAAACAGAGAGAAGATATAATCATTTAAGTCATGGAGAAAAAGTTATTTTTTCTCAGCTTTTAGGTGTTTTTTTCTATATAAATGCATACGAAAAGTTATTATTTTTATTTGATGAGCCAGAAATAGCTTTACATCCTAATTGGCAAAAACAATATTTAAGTGAAGTAATTAACTTACTGAAAAAGATACCTAAGAAATATCATTTTATTTTTACAACTCATTCACCTTTTTTACTTTCTGATTTATCAAATCAAGATATTATATATTTAAATAAATATATAAAAGAAGATGCAGAAGTGAAACAAGCCTTACAAAAAGTAGGTAATTGTAAGAATGTAAGCAAAACAGTAAATATAAATCCTTTTGGAGCAAATATTCATACACTTTTATCTCATGGTTTTTTTATGGAAAATGGTCTTATGGGTGAGTTTGCAAAAAGTACAATTGATGATATTATTAAAAATTTAAAAGATGAAAAATTCAATCCAACAATGGAAGAAAAAGAAAAATTATTAGCTACTATAAAAATTATTGGCGAAGATTTTTTAAGAGTAAAACTATTGGATATGTATTACAAAAAATTTGATGATGATTTAACAAAAAAACAGAGAAAAGAAGAACTTTTAAAACAAAAACAAAATATAGAAAAAGAATTAAAACATTATGATTAAAATCCCATATCCAAATCAACAAGTTTTAGATAACTATTTTGATGATGTTAAGGATGAGCTTTTAGAAAGAATTCAAAAAATAAAAGCAGGAAAAAAGGTAACAAGAAAGAAAAAGACTTATAAAGTGACTAAACCAATAATGAGTATCTTAAATTATTTAGACAATGAAAATAATTTAAAAAAAATGATTTTAGCAAAACCAAATAATCTTATAAGAATGATTCAATTTACAGAAAAGAAATTTAAAAAAGCCAGATATTCAAAAGAAGCGCTAAATAATATTTTATTTAGTATATTTATTGACTATGGTTATAAAAAAATTGATAAATTGGAATTTATTGATAATATAAATCTAGGAAGTTGTCCATATTGCAATAGAAATTATATTTTTACTGTAAATAAAAAAGGTTCGGTAAAACCCGAAATTGACCATTTTTATCCTACATCAAAATATCCTTACCTTGCTGTTTGTTTTTTCAATCTAATTCCATCATGCCCAACTTGTAATGGATTTGGAGCAAAAGAGGCGAAAGATACTTTTTATGCTTACCCAATAACAAATCCTTATGAATTAAAAGAAGATGATTTTAAATTTTCAATCTCTCCAGAAAGTATTGAATTTTTTAATGTTAAAAATAAAAAATATGATTTTGGAAGTTTTGAGATAGAAGTGTATGGAAATAATGCAAATTTAGAAGTTTTTAAATTAGAAGAACTATATAAACAACATAAAGATATAGTTTTAGAATTATTAATAAAAAAAGCCTATTATCCAGATAGTTACGTTCAAGAATTAAAAGGTTTTGATTTTTCAGAAGATGAAATATATAGATATTTATTTTCTAATTATAAAGAAGAAAAAGACCTACACAAAAGACCACTAAGCAAACTAATAAAAGATATTTCGCAAGAGTTGGAGTTAATATAACAAAATGCAATACTTTTCAATAAAACAACTTTTTCATGTTAGACTTTATAAAAACATCAAGGTTAGCTTATGTCAAATATTACAGTATTAGAACAAAGTATATCAACAAAGAAAATAAACAAAAATGATTATATTTGTATAACAGATATTGCAAAATATAAAGATAGTAGTGATGCGAATGATATTATTAAAAACTGGTTTAGGAATCGTAATACCATAGAGTTTTTAGGTATTTGGGAAAGACTAAATAATCCAGATTTTAAACCCGTCGAATTCGACCTAATTAAAAAAGAAGCTGGACTTAACAGTTTTACAATGAGTGGAAAGAAGTGGATTGAAAAAACAAATGCTATAGGCATAGTATCCAAATCTGGACGATATGGTGGAACATATGCTCACAAAGACATTGCGTTTGAATTTGCATCTTGGGTTAGTGTTGAATTTAAACTATATCTCATAAAAGAGTTTCAAAGACTAAAAGAACAAGAGCAAAAACAGTTAGGTTGGGATATAAAAAGAAACCTAACTAAGATAAACTATAGAATTCATACAGATGCTATTAAAAACAATATTGTTCCAAACCTACTCAACCAATCTCAAGTAAATTTTATATATGCTAGTGAAGCTGATATTTTAAATGTTTCGTTATTTGGACAAACTGTAAAAGAGTTCAGAGATAAAAATCCGAAATTAAAAGGAAATATAAGAGACACAGCAGATGTAGCGCAACTTGTATGCTTATCAAACCTTGAAAGTATGAATGCTTTGTTTATACAAGAAGGTATGAGTCAAGCTCAAAGATTTGTATAACTGTACAAAAATTAGAAAGTGAAAATAAACAATGATAAAAATAGATATAAACACAAATATCCTCTCTTTAAAACTTGAGATAAATGAAGGTGACTTTATAGCTTTGAGTGGGAAAAGTGGAAGTGGTAAAACAACTCTTTTAAGAGTTTTAGCTGGGCTTGAAGTTGCAAAAGGAAATATTGAAGTAAATGGTGACTCTTGGCTAAGTGATAAAGTCAACCTTGCTCCACAAAAAAGAGAGATAGGTTTTATCTTTCAAGATTATGCTCTTTTTACAAATATGAGTGTTTTAAAAAACCTTTTATATGTCAAAAATGATATTAAATTAGCGACTCATCTTTTAGAAATAACAGAACTCTCAACTATGAAAGATAGACTTCCTTCAACTCTAAGTGGAGGGCAACAACAAAGAGTTGCACTTTGTCGAGCTATGATGAACAAACCAAAACTTTTACTTATGGATGAACCTCTCTCAGCCCTAGATGAACAGATGCGAACAAAACTACAAAATGAACTTTTAACCATGCATAAAGAGTTTAAAACTACTACTATCATGGTAAGTCACGACCCAAGTGAGATATACAGACTTGCATCTAGAGTAGTAGTTTTAGAAGATGGGAAAATCATAAATGATGGAACGCCAAAAGATGTACTACTTAGAACTTCAGGAAGTCAAAAGTTTTCATTTTCTGGACAAATACTTGAGATAAAAAGAGTAGATGCCATCTTCATAGCCATCATAGCAATTGGACAACAACTTGTTGAAGTTGTACTAAGTGATAGTGAAGCACAAGGTTTAGAAGTTTCTCAAATGATAGAAGTAAGCACAAAAGCTTTTACACCAATAATCAGCACTATAAATAAGTAAAACAAAAAGGATTTAAAAATGTCAAACTTTAAAATTACCCCAACAGTTTTTGGTCAAAGACCAGATTTCCCTAAACCTAACCCTGAGTTTATGAAAGCCATAGGTGGTGAAAAAGGAATGCAAGAGCTTTTTGATAAATTTTACGACATGGTTTCGCAGAGTGATATAGCACACTTTTTTCCTCAAGATGAAGAAGAAATGAATGAAGTAAAAAAACGAAATACTTTATACTTTATAGAGTTTTTTGGTGGTGCAAAAAAGTACTCAAGCCTTGCTGGTAAATCTATGGATG containing:
- a CDS encoding AAA family ATPase; translated protein: MELVYLWVEDYKNIKEQGFNFSPRFECSYDEKTEELIIDEKKDYVSIFPENINVTAIIGENGSGKSRTLECLEKIILSDGELDEFKYILVYFDEVQLYISNIDIETSIQKETVFNDICSLAYKYDISNEEIDYAQHYSTANLHYLTLQKQEIVNILSAKQNDMDSFHISSFMYEPVKIEISLKHYYKLIQEHRKFLDFKKSDEIERILKDITDSYHQYLTICYIRQEGLDVASRVLKNKELLIENIKTPLSLKHYISFFIPIAIMKEFELSKMSQEQKDIYFHEDYWHYFEFDFIDETERRYNHLSHGEKVIFSQLLGVFFYINAYEKLLFLFDEPEIALHPNWQKQYLSEVINLLKKIPKKYHFIFTTHSPFLLSDLSNQDIIYLNKYIKEDAEVKQALQKVGNCKNVSKTVNINPFGANIHTLLSHGFFMENGLMGEFAKSTIDDIIKNLKDEKFNPTMEEKEKLLATIKIIGEDFLRVKLLDMYYKKFDDDLTKKQRKEELLKQKQNIEKELKHYD
- a CDS encoding KilA-N domain-containing protein — translated: MSNITVLEQSISTKKINKNDYICITDIAKYKDSSDANDIIKNWFRNRNTIEFLGIWERLNNPDFKPVEFDLIKKEAGLNSFTMSGKKWIEKTNAIGIVSKSGRYGGTYAHKDIAFEFASWVSVEFKLYLIKEFQRLKEQEQKQLGWDIKRNLTKINYRIHTDAIKNNIVPNLLNQSQVNFIYASEADILNVSLFGQTVKEFRDKNPKLKGNIRDTADVAQLVCLSNLESMNALFIQEGMSQAQRFV
- a CDS encoding ABC transporter ATP-binding protein, yielding MIKIDINTNILSLKLEINEGDFIALSGKSGSGKTTLLRVLAGLEVAKGNIEVNGDSWLSDKVNLAPQKREIGFIFQDYALFTNMSVLKNLLYVKNDIKLATHLLEITELSTMKDRLPSTLSGGQQQRVALCRAMMNKPKLLLMDEPLSALDEQMRTKLQNELLTMHKEFKTTTIMVSHDPSEIYRLASRVVVLEDGKIINDGTPKDVLLRTSGSQKFSFSGQILEIKRVDAIFIAIIAIGQQLVEVVLSDSEAQGLEVSQMIEVSTKAFTPIISTINK
- a CDS encoding globin, which codes for MSNFKITPTVFGQRPDFPKPNPEFMKAIGGEKGMQELFDKFYDMVSQSDIAHFFPQDEEEMNEVKKRNTLYFIEFFGGAKKYSSLAGKSMDVIDMHIGFSITEKARWAWLGVVEDLLQDLDIDDNLKQGFWDTFESFSKWTVNRDTIVKSYEDLVKL